AGTTAGTCTGTTTTGATCATCAAGGATCTTTTCTGTTAAAGAAATGATTTTATGAGTTGCTTCTTCTGTTTGTCTAGTAATATCTGAAAGCTGCATGGAGGCTTCGGGAAAACTCTTTGTTGTTGACTTTATCGGTGAATCGATATATTGAAGTTTCTTTCTGGTTTCTTCGATATATTTAGCTAAACGCTTTAGTTCACCTTTTAATTTAAGGTTTGTTTCCTTGTAAAAATCTCCTTCAGATATTGCCTTAGCAACATCAGCTAACTTCTTTACAGAATAACTTTTTTTATTCATTTTTAACTCCCTTTGGTATTACTTTCTCAAAAAGTCCCATTATTTTCAGCGATTTTTTAAAAAATATCATCTGGAACAAAAAAAATATCATTTTAATTAGAAAATATTTTATCAATCTTTTCTTTCAATATCTCAGCAGTAAAAGGTTTTACAATATAATTATCTACTCCTTCCTGCAGAGCTTTCATAATCTTCTCTTTCTGCGCTTCGGCAGTAACCATCAAAAAAGGTATTGACTTTAATTTTTCATCGCTTCTAATAACTTTAAGAAGGTCTAATCCCGACATCTTAGGCATGTTCCAGTCTGAAACGATAAAATCTATTTTGTCTTTCTTTAATAAAGTAAGGGCACTACTTCCATCATCTGCTTCAATTATATTGCTATAACCCAACTGCTTAAGAATATTTTTAATAATTCTTCTCATCGTCGAAAAATCATCCACAATTAAGATTTTCATTTTTAAATTAGACACTTTTTTACTCCTTTAAAACTTTAAAAGACTATCTATTTTTTTTATTAATTTACTCTTTGAAACAGGTTTTTTGAAATAAGCAGATGCCCCTAATTTCATTCCCCTATCCCATTCTTGATTTTCGCTTTCTAAACTAATAATAATTATAGGAATATCCTTAAACGTCAGATCATTTTTTAAAGAACTGACCAACTCTAATCCATCCATCTTTGGCATGTTTAAATCAGTGATAACTAAGTCAATGGGAAAACGTGCCATTTTTTCTAAAGCATCAATCCCGTTATCTGCCTCAATGATTTTATATCCCCGCTCCTTTAACATAAAACCTATTATTTTTCTGGCAGTAAAAGAATCATCTACCAATAATATATTTTTCAAACTATTACCTCTTTTTTAATATTATCTATTCTTTCTTATAAACGATCGCCTTTTCAAAATGTAGTGGTTTAAATGCTCGTGATAAATTATGCAATGATTCTGAATGACCAATAAAAAGGTATCCCCCAGGGACCAGCAGATCATAGATTGTAGTAATCACCTTTTTCTTTGCCTCGTTATCAAAATATATTAAGACATTTCTACAAAACACAATATCAAAGTCTTGATAAGTTTTATTTTGAATTTGGTCTATCAAATTTGTATTTTTAAATTTGACTAAATCTTTTACTCCAATTTTCAAACTATATTCTTCACCCGTATTATCAAAATATTCATAAAGATATCTTTCTGGAATACTATTAATCTTGTTTTTTTTATATAACCCATATTTTGCTGATGATAAAGCTCCTTCACTAATATCATTGGCTATGATTTCAATTTCCCATCCTTTTGATCTTAATTGATGTTCCAAGAGAATCATTGCTATTGTAAAAGGTTCCTCACCCGTCGAACAACCAGCGCTCCATATCCTGATGCATTTTTTTTTCTTCTCTCCTTTTACCTCCATAACCTGCGGTAATATACTTTTTTCAAAGGCAACCAGTTGGGGAGGGTTTCTAAAAAACGATGTCTCATTAGTTGTAATAGAATCAAACAATCTCTTCATTTCTAAATTTTTATTTTTGTCATATTTCAAAAAATAATAATAATCCTCGAAACTCCCGCAATTACACTCCAAAACTCGATTTTTTAAACGATTCTCCAAGAGATACTTTTTTTTTAGTGAAAAATAAATTCCGCTTTTTTC
Above is a genomic segment from Nitrospinota bacterium containing:
- a CDS encoding chemotaxis response regulator CheY, producing MKILIVDDFSTMRRIIKNILKQLGYSNIIEADDGSSALTLLKKDKIDFIVSDWNMPKMSGLDLLKVIRSDEKLKSIPFLMVTAEAQKEKIMKALQEGVDNYIVKPFTAEILKEKIDKIFSN
- a CDS encoding response regulator; this translates as MKNILLVDDSFTARKIIGFMLKERGYKIIEADNGIDALEKMARFPIDLVITDLNMPKMDGLELVSSLKNDLTFKDIPIIIISLESENQEWDRGMKLGASAYFKKPVSKSKLIKKIDSLLKF
- a CDS encoding protein-glutamate O-methyltransferase CheR, encoding MFDSITTNETSFFRNPPQLVAFEKSILPQVMEVKGEKKKKCIRIWSAGCSTGEEPFTIAMILLEHQLRSKGWEIEIIANDISEGALSSAKYGLYKKNKINSIPERYLYEYFDNTGEEYSLKIGVKDLVKFKNTNLIDQIQNKTYQDFDIVFCRNVLIYFDNEAKKKVITTIYDLLVPGGYLFIGHSESLHNLSRAFKPLHFEKAIVYKKE